Part of the Kitasatospora sp. NBC_00374 genome is shown below.
TGTCTGACAGGCGCGGCGCCGACGGCCGCAGCGCCGAGACCCGGATCCGGATCCTCGACGCCACCCTCGCCAGCCTGGTCCGCAACGGCTACGGCGGCACCACCGCCCGGGCGATCGCGCAGAGCGGGGGCTTCGCGCCCGGCGTCATCTACTACCACTTCACCGACCTGGACGACCTGGTGGTGGCGACGCTGTCGCACACCTGCGACGCGCGGGCCCGTCGGTACCGCTCCGAGCTGTCCGGGGTCGAGCGGGCCGGGCGGGTGGTCGAGTTGCTCCGCGAGTTGTACCAGGAGGACACCGAGGTCGGGCACATCGCCGCCGTCCAGGAGATCTACGCGGGTGCCCGGCCCGGCTCCCGGGCGGCCGAGCGGCTGATGCTGGAGACGCGCCGCTGGGAGGAGTTGGCCGGGGAGGTGCTGACCACGCTGCTGCGCGGCAAGCCGCTGGCGTCGCTGGTCAACGTCCCGGTGGTGGCGAGCGCCGCCGTCGCGTTCTATCTCGGGATGGAGACCCTGACGCACCTGGACGGCGACCGCTCACGGCCCGCCCAGCTCTTCGACCAGGCGGCCAGGCTCGCCGCCGTCCTCGACCGGATCCCTCGGCTGCGCCGTCGCGGCTGACGGAACGCACAGCCGCCGCTTCAGTAGTCGCCCCCGGCACCCGCGCCGCCGTCCGAGCGGACGGCGCCCGCCACCAGCTCCAGTGCCGTGAGGCAGGCCGCGACCGCCGGCTCCCCGGCGCTGCCCCGGCGGACCGCCACCTCGACGGTACGGGCCGGCGCCGGGTCCGCGAGCGGCCGGGCCACCAGCCCGGGCGGCAGGGCGGCGAGCGCGAGGCGCGGCACCAGCGCGACCTGGCCGCCGACGGCGGCGAGGGCGAGCATCGCGGCGAAGTCGGTGCAGACGTGCCGGATCTGGGGACCGAAGCCGGCTGCCCGGCAGGCGTGCAGCACCGCCTCACGGCAGGCGGTCCCCTCGGCCGCGGTGATCCACGGGGTTCCGGCCAGGGCGGCGAGCGGCATCGGGCCGCCGCCGACGGCGGCGCGGGCCGCGGGGTGGTCCGCGTGCAGGACGGCGAGCAGCGGGTCGTGGAGCAGCGGCCGGGTCTCGATGCCGACCGGGTCGGGGGTGGCGAGGTTGGTGTAGCGGTAGATGACCGCGAGGTCGGTGCGGCGGTGGCGCAGCAGTGGCAGGCTGGCCTCCGGTTCGGCCTCGGTGATGTGCACCCGCAGCTCGGGGTGGTCGTGTTCCAGCAAGGCGCTCAGGGGCGCCGCCAGGGGGGCCAGGGCGCTGGTGAAGCAGGCCACCCGGAAGGGGCCGGCGGCCCGGCCGGCCAGGGCGCTCATCCGGGCCCGGGCCTGTTCGAGGGCGGCGAGCACCGGTTCGGTGTCGGCGGCGAGGGCGTGCCCGGCCGCGGTGAGCCGGACGCTGCGGCCGTCGCGGTCGAGCAGCCGGACCCCGGTCTCGGCCTCCAGCTGTTTCAGCTGCTGGGAGACGGCCGACGCGGTGACGCGGTGCAGTTCGGCGACGGCGGTGACGGTGCCGTGCTCCGCCAGGTCGCGCAGCAGGACCAGACGGCGAATATCGAGCATAAGTCCAGCTTAACCACTTCTGTAGACGATGTAGCTGGACGCCGGGGTGGCGGGCGGGTGAGAGTGCGTACCTCCACCTTCCCCATCGAGGAGCTCTCGTGCGCGCCACCGTCATCCACGGCCCCCAGGACATCCGCGTCGAGGAGGTCGCGGACCCGCGGGTCGAGCGGTCCACGGACGCGGTGGTGCGGGTGACCCACGCCTGCGTGTGCGGCAGCGACCTGTGGGCGTACCGGGGAGTCGCGGCCCGGCAGCCGGGGCAGCGGATCGGGCACGAGTTCGTCGGCGTGGTCGAGGAGGTCGGCGCGGGCGTCACCGGGCTGCGGCCCGGCGACCGGGTGCTGGCCCCGTTCGTGTGGTCGGACGGCACCTGCTCGTACTGCCTGGAGGGGCTGCACACCTCGTGCCCGCAGGGCGGGTTCTGGGGCGAGGTGGGCTCGGACGGCGGGCAGGGCGAGGCGGTCCGGGTACCGTTCGCGGACGGGACGCTGGTCCGGCTGCCGCGCGACCTGGACGAGGCGCTGATGCCCGCCGTCCTGGCCCTGTCCGACGTGATGTCGACCGGCCACCACGCCGCACTGGCGGCCGGGGCCCGGCCGGGTGCCACCGTCGCGGTGGTGGGCGACGGCGCGGTCGGGCTGTGCGGGGTGCTCGCCGCGCACCGGCTCGGCGCCGAGCGGATCGTCATCCTCGGCCGGCACGGGGACCGGACGGCCGTCGCACGGCGGTTCGGGGCGACCGAGGTGGTCGCGGCGCGCGGCGAGGACGCGGTGGCCGCCGTCAGGGAGCTCACCGACGGCCAGGGCGCGGCGGCCGTGCTGGAGGCGGTCGGCACCGAGGAGTCGATGCGGACCGCGATCTCGATCGCCCGGGACGGCGGCGCGGTCGGGTTCGTCGGTGTCCCGCACGGCGGCAGTGCGGGTGTCGACCTCGGCCAGATGTTCGGCCGCAACATCGCGCTGCGGGGCGGCGTCGCCCCTGCCCGCGCGTACATTCCCGAGCTGCTCGCCGACGTGCTGGCCGGCCGGCTCGACCCGTCGCCCGTGTTCGACCTGACGGTCGGCCTGTCGGAGGTGCCGGAGGCCTACGCTGCGATGGACGAACGGCGTGCTCTGAAGGCGCTCATAGCTTTCTGATCCCCGGGTCGTCCGCGCCCTCCGGGGCGCCCCGCTCCCCTCGACTATCGACGGAGGACCCACATGTACGTCGTCATCGCCGGCGGCCACGGGAAGATCGCCCGCCGCCTCGGCCGCCTGCTCACGGGCCGCGGCGACACCGTCACCGGCCTGGTGCGCAACCCGGCGCACCGCGAGGACCTGCTCGCCGACGGCACCAGCCCGCTGGTGTGCGACCTGGAGGCCCTCACCCCGGCCGACCTCGCGGTCCACCTCGCGGGCGCGGACGCGGTGGTGTTCGCCGCCGGCGCCGGGCCGGGCAGCGGCGCGGCCCGCAAGGACACCGTCGACCGGGCGGCCGCGGTGCTGCTCGCCGACGCCGCCGTCCTCGCCGGGGTCCGCCGCTACCTGATGGTCTCCACCCGCGGCGCCGGCAGCCCGCCGCCGGCCGGCGCCGACGAGACCTGGGCCGCCTACGTCACGGCCAAGACCGCCGCCGACGAGTACCTCATGGCACAGGACCTGGACTGGACGGTGCTGCGGCCCGCCGCGCTCACCGACGAGCCGGGCGCCGGCGCGGTGCGGCTGACCGCCGGACGCAGCGTCGGCGACGTCCCCCGCGAGGACGTCGCCGCGGTGCTGGCCGCGCTGCTGGACGTGCCGGAGACGGCCGGCCTGGTCCTCGAACTGGCCGGGGGGCCGGAGCCGGTGGCGGAGGCGGTCGCCCGGGCCGCCGCCGAGCGGACCGGGGCACGCTGAGCCCGCAGGGGTCGATGACGGGGGGTCAGGCCATCCAGAAGAAGACCGCCGTCATCCGCTTGTCCGCCAGGGTCGTCCCGTAGTAGCCGGTGGCGCTGTGGATCAGGTTGGCCTTGTAGAGCAGCAGGCGGTTGTAGCGGTGCGGCACCCGCACGTCCTCGGTGAAGGAGTCCGGCGGGACGTAGCGGGTGCCCAGCGCGTCCACCAGGTTGTTGTGCGGGGCCGCGACCAGGTTGCCGCCGAGCACCCCGCCGGGCAGGTTCTGCCGGAAGAAGCTGGTGCCGTAGTCGTCGGGCACGGTCGGGTTGAGGTACAGCACGGCGGCGTACCGGCACAGGGTCCGGGAGTCGGCGTGCGGCCGGACCTCGCACTCGCCCTCGCCGACGACCTGGACGCAGTTGTGGTTGAGGGTCGCGCCGCCCGGGGCGGTCTCCCGCCAGATCTTCCGGGCCCCGGTGGCCTTTCTGACCAGCCGTTCGACCCGGGCCAGCTCCTCGGGCTCCAGGCCGGGCATCGTCCGCAGCCCGGGCCAGCTCTCCGGCTTGTACGGGTATCCCTCGACCCAGTCGTCCTTCGCCAGGCAGCGGGCCCGCACCGCGTCGGCCTCGGGCAGGACGTCGTCCAGTACCCAGTAGTCGCGGCCGGGCGTCGGCCTGCGGTAGGGCAGCACGGGGAGAGCCGAGGTTCGGCGCGGCGGGGGCGGCATGCGGCCGACGGTACCGACGCCCCCGCCCACGCCTCTCCCACGAAGAGGTCAACGTTTGACCAAAGTGGTCAAACTTTCACCAAGTCGCCGGTGCGGTAGCGTCCGTGACCGGCTCGCGCGGTGACCACCGCACGCGGCCCGGGCAGGTCGCGGCGCCGCCCGCGCACCCGGCGAGGACGGGGAGTGACTGATGCACGTGTCGGGCGAGTCCGTCGAGTACCCGTCCCCGTGTCCGGCCTGTGCGGCGGTGCTGACGTGCCACGGCGGGCAGGCGCTCGTCGGCAGGTCGATCGAGTGGAGCATCGAGTCCCACTGCGCGGCCTGCGGGTGGACCCTCGCCGAGTGCGGCCGGGGCGACGGCCTCCCGCCCGCCCTGCGCGAACGGCTGCTGGCCCGGCACGGGCCCACCCGGCTGCGGTTGGCCGACCCCTCGGCCGGCGCCGTCACCGTCATGAAGGTGGTCCGGGCCGAACTGGGCGGCGACCTGTCCGAGGCCCGGGACACCCTCCGGCGGATCCGGGCCGACGGGTACACGGGGACGCTCGCCGAGATCACCCGGCTGGCCCGGTGTCTGGAGCGGGCAGGGGTCCGGGCCACGGCCGTCCGCGCCGAAGCAGTCTCGTAGCCCGCTGGACGGCCTGTCACCAGCCCGCCTGCACCGGGGGGTGCGCGGGGGCCGGGCCGAGGGTCGTCGTGCCGGGGGCCGCGCGGTGGCCGAGGCCGGTGCGGTAGATGTCCAGGGCCGCCTCGACCCGTCCGCCGCGGCGCAGCAGGTCGCCCAGCAGGCGGCACAGGTCGGCCAGGTCTCCGGCGGCTCCGGCGCGTTCGAGCAGCGACAGGGCGCTGACGTAGTGCTCCTCGGCGGCCTCCGGGTCGCCCCGGTCCTCGGCGATGAGGCCGAGCAGGCGGTGCGCCCCGGCCGCGTGGACGGCGCCGCGGTCGGGGCCGATCCGGTCGAGCAGGCTGCCGAGCAGTTCGCCGGCCTCCCGGTGGGAGCCGCGGCGGCGCAGCACGTCCGCGAGTTCGACCTCCACCTGCTGGGTGAAGAGCAGGGCCCGCCGGGAGGCCAGCATGGTGCGGGCGGTGCGCAGTTCGCGTTCCGCCTGCTCCAGGTCGCCGGCCTGGGCGTGGACGTAGCCGCGCATCCAGTGGCATTTGGCGAGGTCACAGTGGAGGCGCAGCTCCTGGTAGAGCGCCTGGGCCTTGGCCAGCGAGGCGTCGGCCTCGGCGGTGCGGCCCTCGGCGATCAGGGTGCGGGCGACGCTGCGGTGCAGGCCGGCGACCAGGGCGGGGTCGGTGGCACCGGGGGCGAGTGCGAGGGCGAGTTCGGCGGCCTGGGCGGCGCGGGCGTGGGCGCCCATGTCCATGTAGGGGCCGATCGCGGCGGAGTAGAGCAGCAGCAGCGCGTCCGGATCGTGCAGCCCGCTCGCGTTGAGCTGGTCGATGGTGCTCTCCAGCAGGTAGCAGGCGTAGCGGAGTTCACCGGCGAGCAGGTGGGCGACGGCGCGGCCGCGGATCGCGGCGGCGCGGCGGGGCAGCGGCTCGTCGGCCTGCAGGCGTTCGGCCGCCTCGTAGTGCGCGCGGGCCTCGTCGAGGTGGCCGCCCTCCAGCGCGCAGTCGCCGAGGCCGAGCAGGGCGGCGGGACGGGCGGTCGCGAGCCCGTACCGGGTGGCCCGGTCCAGGCAGGCCGTGAACCGTTCGGCCGCGTCGGCGGTGTCGCCCGCCGCGAGCGCGCTCTGCGCCTCGGTCAGGGCGAGGTGCAGTTCGGTGGCGAGGTGGGCCGGGCGGCCGGTGGCGAGCTCGTCGCTGGTGACACCGAGGCGTTCGGCGAAGTGCCGCAGTGCGGTCTCGGAGGGGCGGACCCGGCCGGCTTCCACGGTGGACACGTAGGCGGCGGTGTAGGCGGGCTCGGCGAGCCTGCGCTGCGTCAGGCCGCGTTCGTGGCGCAGCCGCTGGATCCGCTGCCCGATCCCGGTGGGCACGTTCTCTTCGGTCATGGCCTGCTTCCTTCCGCCGCGCGCCTCCGGCCGGTCTTCCTCGCCCCATTGCCCGATGCGCGGGGCTGCCCTACATTAACCCAGCGATTAAGTCTGATTAATCATCAACTTAACATCAGCCCCGGAGGGTTGCACAGTGCGCAGAGGCAGACTCACCACCCTGATCCTGGCCGGCACCACCGCCCTGGCCGCCCTCGGCGTCGGCGCCGCGCCCACCGCCGCGGCCGCGCCCGCTCCGGTCGGCGGCGGGACACAGCCGACCGGCCACCAGGTCGAGGTCTTCGCGGAGGACGGCGGGATCAGCCGCACCCTGGTGCCCGCCAAGTCCCCGGCCGCCGGCCCCCGGCCGCGCAGCGAGCGCTCGGCCGGCGACGGCACCGTCACCCCGATCGTCCGCAACGGCAGCACCGACGCCAAGCTCGACGTCGTCATCGTCGGCGACGGCTACACCGCGGCCGAACAGGACAGGTTCCACACCGACGCCGCCACCAAGTGGCAGGAGATCACCGCGGTCGAGCCCTACGCGACGTACCGCGCGCTGTTCAACGTCTGGGCCGTGGACGCCCACTCCGCCCAGTCCGGCGTCTCCGGCGACCCCGGGAAGTCCACGGTCCGCGACACGGCCCTCGGCTCGTACTTCTGGTGCGAGGACATCGAGCGCCTGCTCTGCGTCGACACCGACGCCGTCGACCGGTACGCCGCCAAGGCGCCGCAGGCGGACCTCGTCATCGTCGTCGCCAACAGCGCCAAGTACGGCGGCGCCGGCTACAACGACATCGTCTCCCCGCTCGGCTACTCGGGCATCGCCACCGTGGCCGGCGGCAACGACCGCTCCGGCCAGATAGCCGTCCACGAGACCGGCCACTCCCTGGGCAAGCTCGCCGACGAGTACTTCTACGCCGAGTACGGCACCTACGACGGGGACGAACCGGCCGAGGTCAACACCACCGAACTCACCGCAGCCCAGATGCGCCGCAAGCACGCCAAGTGGTACCGCTGGCTCGGCCGCACCTCGCCCGACGGCGGCACCGTCGGCGCGTACGAAGGCGGCGGCTACTACCCGCACGGGATCTACCGGCCCACCGACAACTCGATCATGCGGTCGCTGGGCCGGGAGTTCAACCTGCCCGGCCGTGAGGCGATGATCGCGGGCTTCTACCGGTACGCGTCGACGCTCGCCAGCGCCACCCCGGCCGACACCGTCCTGACCCGTTCGGACCGCCTCACCGTCGACCTGCCCGTCACCGGCACCCGGCTGCGCTGGTACCTCGACGGCCGGGAGCTGCGCGCACTCGACGGCCGCACCACGGTCGACATCTCCTCCCTCGGCCTCCCCGGCCCCTGGTGGCTGCGCCACCGCCTCACCGCCGTCGCGACCGACCGGACGCCCGCCGTCATCGACCCGGAACTGCGCACCTCGTTGACCGACACCCTGTCCTGGCGGGTCACCCGCTGAGCCCGGACGGACCGATGGCAGCGCCCCGCCGACCCGCCCGACGGCCGGCGGGGCGCTGCCGCGTCACCCTTGATGTTCGTCAACCAAGGAACCGTTGACGCCATATCGGATTAGCCGACATCGACACCGGTCCCCATCGCACCGCACCGGATCTCCCCAGGTCGGACGGCTTTCGGGCCTTCGAACCGGGCCGTCGCGCCGATATCGACGGAGGCCGATCACGGCGTTCCGGCACCCTTCTCCGGGGATATCGTCTGCCCTTCGAGAACCGCCGGAAGGGGAGCAAGTGAGCGGACAGATCAGGGTCGACGCCGTGGAACTCCGGGCCTCCGCACGGGTGGCCGAGAGCATCGCCGAGGAGCTCGGGAAGCCGGCCGACACCGCGGTCACGGCCAGTCGTGCGGCGGCCGGACCGCTGGCGGGCTGGTCCGTGAGTGCCGCGCTGGAGAGCATGGCGGACGGCTGGGCGCCGACCCTCGCGAAGGTCCGGGACCGATTCACGACGACCGCCGCCAACCTGCAGCGCACCGCCGACGGCCATGAGTGGAACGACCGGGCGGTGGCCGAGGTCTGGCAGCGGCAGGACGCCCGATGACCGGCACCTTCGCACTCCTCCGGCAGTTCGACCCGGCCAGCCTGCACGACGCGGCCCGGGCCTGGCGACAGCTGGCCGCCGAGTCCGAGGAGGCCGACACCCGGCACCGCTCACAGGTCAACGGCCCCCTGCGGCACGCCCGCTGGGAAGGCCGCGACGCCGACGGCGCCTTCTACGCGATGGAACGCAACGAGGAGATCCTGCAGATCCTCAAGGTCGAGGGCGAAGCCGCGTCGCTGACCCTGGACACCGTGTCCGAGCGCATGAACCAGGCCCGGACCAACCTCCTGAACGCCCTCCACCGCGCCGAGGAGTGGGGCCTGCCGGTGTCGTCCGACGGCACCGTGGAGATGCCGCCGCAGGACCCGGGCGAGCAGCACGACCCCGACGCCCGGACCGCCCGGCAGAACACGGCGATCCTTCGCGGGCAGCTCCAGGAGCGCATCGACCGCGCCCTGGCCGACGCCCGGGAGGCCAGCGACCAGGGCGCCCGCGCCCTCGGCCGGCTGGACGCGAACATCCTCGCCCGGCCACGGGTGTTCGGCGCGGCGGCGGAGTCCGCCCAGGACGCGAAGGACGTGACCGAGGACCTCGGCCTGACCGAGTACATCCCGGCGAACAAGGACCCGCAGCAGGCCGCCGACTGGTGGAAGTCACTCACCCCCGAGCAGCAGCACGGCTACCTGGCCCTCCACCCCGAGGAGATCGGCCGCCTCGACGGCCTGCCGTCGACCGTCCGGGACGAGGCCAACCGCCTCGTGCTGGAACAGCAGTTGGACGCGCTCAAGGCCGGCGACCCGCGCGGGACGGGGATCACGTACGAGGAGTACAACCAGCGCGAAGCGGCGATGCGCGGGCTGAAGCAGCGGCTGGACCGCCAGGACGGCGAGCCGGAGGCCAAGCGGCTCTTCCTGCTCGGGCTCGACCCCGAGGGCGACGGCCGGGCCATCGTCGCCATGGGCAACCCCGACACCGCCGACCACACCGCCGTCCTGGTCCCGGGCACGGCCACCACCCTGGAGAGCATGCCCGGCCAGATCGAGCGGATCGACCGGCTGCAGAGCTCCGCGCTCGGTTCGGCTCAGCCCGGCCAGTCGGTGTCCGTGATCTCCTGGCTGGGCTACGACGCTCCCGAGGTCGACCTCAGCGTGGCCGGCCGCGGCCGCGCCGAGGACGGCGCCGCCGACATGCGGCAGTTCACCCAGGGCACCCGGGTGGCTCAAGGCGACCACCGCAGCCACCTGACCGTCATCGGTCACAGCTACGGAACCACGGCGGTCGGCGCCGCCGCGGCTGGTGGCCAGGGGCTGGGCGCCGACGACATCGTCGCGATCGCCAGCCCGGGCCTGACCACCGGCAACGCGGCCGACCTGCACATGGATCCGAAACACGTCTGGGTCGGGGCCGCGAGGGACGACAACATCCGGGCCGCCACGGATCTCACCCTCGGCCCTGATCCCATGTACGAGGGCTTCGGCGGAAACAACATCAAGATCGACACCTCCGGCCACAGTGGCTACTGGGACCCCGACAGCCAGAGCCTGCAGAACCAGGGCCGCATCATCGCCGGCCAGCTCCCGGAAACAGTCCCCAAGGAGCGCCGGATCGACCCCAACCCCGGCAACGGGATCGGCCCGAACACCCGAAGCCCCAGGTGAGGAGCCTGTCCGTGCCAACCACCCCGGTCCGCACCTGCGCGGCACACCCGACGAGGGGCCGCCGACCCGTCGCCGTCATGGTCGCGCTCGCCCTCTCCCTTGCCCTCGGAGGCTGCATGCCCACCCCCGACCCGTCCGAGCCACTGCCCACCATGGCCCGCCAGGACGCCCAGGACTGGGCACAGGAGCTGACCACCTACCTGGCGCAGACGGCCGGGGTCGAGCTCACACCGTCCTCGATCCACCCGTCGTTCGCCAACTGTGTCGGCAGGCACGACGAGGTCGTCTACGACGGCCGGTACACCCTCTCCTACGCCGTAACGAGTGCGGTCCCGACGGCCCAGCACCCCGAGGCAGTCCGAAAGATCCGCAGCGCACTCGAGCAGCGTGGATTCGAGATCAAGGGTTACCGGGAGACCTACGACAACCAGCCGGCCGCGCTGCTGGACGCCCAGCACACCGAGGGACGGTATCTGGTGAGCGTGGAGACCGGCGGCGGCACCGACCGCCTCCTGTTCCGGGTCAACACCCGCTGCCTGATGGCCCCGAAGGCCACCGTCACGCCAAGCTGAGCCAGAGCAAAGGTGAGATGGCACGGGGCCTCGGGAGCCCCGTACAGGAGCCGCTGCCGGTGCAGCCACGCCCACCGCGCAGACGACGGTGCAGGCGGTCTTCGGTGGCCACGGCGGCGGCAACACCGCCTGCAAAGCGACCCAGAACGCCTGCACCAACGCCTACACCAGTGCCGCCCGGGCCGGCTTCGTCCGCTCCCAGTGCGTGCTGTTCGGCACCCCGATCGTCGTGCGCGGGGAGATCCACGTGCACGCCGTCGTCGAACCGCCGATCTGGTGGAACACCAGCCTCGAGATCCAGTGCACCTCTGCCTGAGGCCGCCCGGGATCAGCGCCTGCCGGCCTGGGCGATCAGGTCCTCCCAGGATCCGGCCGGGACCTCGCCCTGCGGCGTGAGCCGGTCGACCGCCTCCGGGAGCGCGACGGCGAGCTGGTCGGCGGCCTGCTCCGGGGAGAGGCCGGCCTGCCGTGCGACGAGGTCGAGCTCCTGGTAGGGCAGCGCCTGCGCGACCTCCGCTCCCGTGACGGGCTCGTTCTCGCCCGTACCGACCCAGGACCGGGCCTTCGCGCCGAGGCCGCCTTCCTGGAGCTGCTGCAGCAGGCCGCTCAACGAGTCGCCGCCGCCGCTGCCGAGCGCGCCGAGGAGAGCACCCAGAAGATTCCCGGACCCTGCGCCGCGTCCGCCGCCGAGCAGTCCGCCCAGCAGACTTCCGAGGTCGTTTCCCGCCATGGCTGTCACCCCTTCCGTTAGCCGGGCCGGGGCGGCGCCGTGCGGCCGCCACCGGCCCCTGACATGGGCCACGCTATCCACCGCGGGCGTGTTCGGCTCGGGTCATCGGTGCGTGTCCGCCCATCCGCGCCGGGCCCTGCCTGCCGACCACCCGTTCTCCCCCGTGGCATTCGGCTGACGGTCGGGAGCCGGTCACAGGTCGGGCAGTCGATCAGGTCGAGCAGCCGAGCACTCGGGCAGTCGATCACTCGGGCCTCCGGTGGTCAGGCGGTGCCCGGGCCGCCCGCGTCCCGGGCGCGGGCCTGGGCGGGGTTCCCCCCGGCCTGCAGCGCCTGCTCGACGAGCCACGCGGGCGCGGCGCCGCCGTCGAGGGCGGCCGGAGCCGCAGCGGCGCCGGTGGCAGGGGTGCCGGCAGCCGCCGGAGCGCCAGCGGCGGCGGGTGCCCGCCCGGCATCCGCGGCGCTCCCGGCCGCGCGGGCGTCGGGTCGGGCGGTGCCGAGTCGGGCGGTGCCGGGTCGGACGGTGCCCGGGTCCGGAGTGTCGTCGGTGACCGTGATCTGCATCTTCATCGGATCGGGCCTCTCCTAGTTGAGCACCGCGTAGCGGCCCTCGAAGTCCAGGGCCGAACCGCCGAGGTTGGTGACGGTCAGCCAGTACGTGACGGTGGCCTCCGAGGCCCGCTCGACCTCGACGTCCCACTCGATCTGGGGGACGCCGGGCTCCGGTGTGATGGGCATGAAGGTCCAGGCCACCTGCCAGTCCGCCGGCCAGCTGTGGGTGAACCACTGCCCGGTCTCGCCCGGGGCCAGTGCCCCGGTGAACTGTGTTCCTACCCGCATGGGTCGTTCCTCTCTCGCCGGCCGGGTTCAGCCGAGTTCTCACCAGCCGAGGACCGCGAAGCGGGCCTCGAAGTCGACGGGGTCGCCGACCAGGTTGGTCACGTCGATCCAGTACGTCGCGGTGGCGTCGTTCGCCCGCTCGACCCGCACGTTCCAGCGCAGCTGCGGTGCCCCCGGCCGCGGCGAGGTGGGCACGACCGTCCACAGCACGTGCCAGTGCGCGGGCCAGCTGTGGGTGAACCAGGTGTCCGTCCGGCCGCCCGCGACGGTGTCGCGGAACTGCACGCCCGTCCAGCTCGCCGTGGCGAGCGCCGCGGGGATGAGCTGCCGCAGGTCGGGCCGGTTGCCGATCCGCTGGGTGGCGGGACGGCCGGGGGCGTCCTGCTGGGGCGACCCGGTGGCGCGCAGCACCTCCCGGGCGCGGGCGGGGGACAGCAGGCTGCGGCCCTGCTCGCGCAGGACGCCCTGGACGCAGGCGAGGACCCCGACCACGATGGGCGAGGCGCTCGACGTGCCGCTGAAGGTGTCGGTGTACCAGAAGTCCGGGTCGGATCCGGCCTGCAGGTCGCCGTACCCGGTGGTGGTGACCTCCCGGCCCCAGCCCTGGGTGTCCACGCAGGAACCGTAGTTGGAGAAGTCCAGGCGCGAGCGGTCGGGCCCCCAGACGTTGCGGTCGTGGGTACCGGGCGGTGGTGCCCCCGCGCCGACCAGCACGGCACCCGAGTCCAGTTCGCGCCGCCGGAACGGGTTGTGCCACCACGAGGGGAAGCCCGTCTGCGGGGTGTCGTACGAGGCGTCGTCGAGGTTCTCGGCGCCGTTTCCGGCGGCCTCGACGACGATGATGCCCTTGTCCACCGCGTACCGGATGGCCTCGTAGTCGTCCGGCCACCATTCGACCGCGATGAAGCCCTGCTGGCCGCCCGCCCCGCTGTTGGGTCCCGGCCGGTGGATCTCCAGCAGGATGACGTCGCCCGCGCCGAGCCGGTCGGCCGCGGACTGGATCGCGGTGGCGGTGGGCTCCGAGAACGAGGACGCGCTGATCACCGCGTCGGCCGCGATGCCGGTGATGCCGAAGGTGTTGGCGTCGCCGCTGATCTCGCCCAGGACGGCGGTGCCGTGGTTGGTGTCCGACCCGCCGGTACCGGCGACGACGCCGCCCTGGTTCTGGAGCAGGTCCTCGTGGGTGAAGCGCCAGCCCCACTCGCAGTCGATCACCCGGACGCCGGTGCCCCGGCCGCCCGGCAGGGTCCAGGCGTAGCGGGCGTCGACGCCGCCGGGCGCCGGGTCCAGGTAGGTCTGCCGG
Proteins encoded:
- a CDS encoding TetR/AcrR family transcriptional regulator, which codes for MSDRRGADGRSAETRIRILDATLASLVRNGYGGTTARAIAQSGGFAPGVIYYHFTDLDDLVVATLSHTCDARARRYRSELSGVERAGRVVELLRELYQEDTEVGHIAAVQEIYAGARPGSRAAERLMLETRRWEELAGEVLTTLLRGKPLASLVNVPVVASAAVAFYLGMETLTHLDGDRSRPAQLFDQAARLAAVLDRIPRLRRRG
- a CDS encoding LysR family transcriptional regulator, yielding MLDIRRLVLLRDLAEHGTVTAVAELHRVTASAVSQQLKQLEAETGVRLLDRDGRSVRLTAAGHALAADTEPVLAALEQARARMSALAGRAAGPFRVACFTSALAPLAAPLSALLEHDHPELRVHITEAEPEASLPLLRHRRTDLAVIYRYTNLATPDPVGIETRPLLHDPLLAVLHADHPAARAAVGGGPMPLAALAGTPWITAAEGTACREAVLHACRAAGFGPQIRHVCTDFAAMLALAAVGGQVALVPRLALAALPPGLVARPLADPAPARTVEVAVRRGSAGEPAVAACLTALELVAGAVRSDGGAGAGGDY
- a CDS encoding zinc-dependent alcohol dehydrogenase family protein, with amino-acid sequence MRATVIHGPQDIRVEEVADPRVERSTDAVVRVTHACVCGSDLWAYRGVAARQPGQRIGHEFVGVVEEVGAGVTGLRPGDRVLAPFVWSDGTCSYCLEGLHTSCPQGGFWGEVGSDGGQGEAVRVPFADGTLVRLPRDLDEALMPAVLALSDVMSTGHHAALAAGARPGATVAVVGDGAVGLCGVLAAHRLGAERIVILGRHGDRTAVARRFGATEVVAARGEDAVAAVRELTDGQGAAAVLEAVGTEESMRTAISIARDGGAVGFVGVPHGGSAGVDLGQMFGRNIALRGGVAPARAYIPELLADVLAGRLDPSPVFDLTVGLSEVPEAYAAMDERRALKALIAF
- a CDS encoding NAD(P)H-binding protein; translated protein: MYVVIAGGHGKIARRLGRLLTGRGDTVTGLVRNPAHREDLLADGTSPLVCDLEALTPADLAVHLAGADAVVFAAGAGPGSGAARKDTVDRAAAVLLADAAVLAGVRRYLMVSTRGAGSPPPAGADETWAAYVTAKTAADEYLMAQDLDWTVLRPAALTDEPGAGAVRLTAGRSVGDVPREDVAAVLAALLDVPETAGLVLELAGGPEPVAEAVARAAAERTGAR
- a CDS encoding DUF6445 family protein, producing the protein MPPPPRRTSALPVLPYRRPTPGRDYWVLDDVLPEADAVRARCLAKDDWVEGYPYKPESWPGLRTMPGLEPEELARVERLVRKATGARKIWRETAPGGATLNHNCVQVVGEGECEVRPHADSRTLCRYAAVLYLNPTVPDDYGTSFFRQNLPGGVLGGNLVAAPHNNLVDALGTRYVPPDSFTEDVRVPHRYNRLLLYKANLIHSATGYYGTTLADKRMTAVFFWMA
- a CDS encoding tetratricopeptide repeat protein; protein product: MTEENVPTGIGQRIQRLRHERGLTQRRLAEPAYTAAYVSTVEAGRVRPSETALRHFAERLGVTSDELATGRPAHLATELHLALTEAQSALAAGDTADAAERFTACLDRATRYGLATARPAALLGLGDCALEGGHLDEARAHYEAAERLQADEPLPRRAAAIRGRAVAHLLAGELRYACYLLESTIDQLNASGLHDPDALLLLYSAAIGPYMDMGAHARAAQAAELALALAPGATDPALVAGLHRSVARTLIAEGRTAEADASLAKAQALYQELRLHCDLAKCHWMRGYVHAQAGDLEQAERELRTARTMLASRRALLFTQQVEVELADVLRRRGSHREAGELLGSLLDRIGPDRGAVHAAGAHRLLGLIAEDRGDPEAAEEHYVSALSLLERAGAAGDLADLCRLLGDLLRRGGRVEAALDIYRTGLGHRAAPGTTTLGPAPAHPPVQAGW
- a CDS encoding M64 family metallopeptidase produces the protein MRRGRLTTLILAGTTALAALGVGAAPTAAAAPAPVGGGTQPTGHQVEVFAEDGGISRTLVPAKSPAAGPRPRSERSAGDGTVTPIVRNGSTDAKLDVVIVGDGYTAAEQDRFHTDAATKWQEITAVEPYATYRALFNVWAVDAHSAQSGVSGDPGKSTVRDTALGSYFWCEDIERLLCVDTDAVDRYAAKAPQADLVIVVANSAKYGGAGYNDIVSPLGYSGIATVAGGNDRSGQIAVHETGHSLGKLADEYFYAEYGTYDGDEPAEVNTTELTAAQMRRKHAKWYRWLGRTSPDGGTVGAYEGGGYYPHGIYRPTDNSIMRSLGREFNLPGREAMIAGFYRYASTLASATPADTVLTRSDRLTVDLPVTGTRLRWYLDGRELRALDGRTTVDISSLGLPGPWWLRHRLTAVATDRTPAVIDPELRTSLTDTLSWRVTR